In Janibacter sp. CX7, a single genomic region encodes these proteins:
- a CDS encoding YafY family protein yields MAETTERALRLLGLFETRSVWTGPELVELLGVTTRTLRRDVERLRELGYPVEATPGVGGGYRLGSGGRMPPLLLEEDEVVAVTVALRVGAQGISAIGEPAVRALTKLDQVMPPRLRGEVAALADATALLPGATDDVDTGMLVVLAHAVRDHVRVHFGYTGRGGEMTDRDVEPYRLVATGRRWYLLAWDGRREDWRTFRLDRMAGVRASTFRFRPRPAPDAVEHVRRAVTRAGYAHRVRVRLTADVEAVRRRVPAAYGVATQVRPGVTDLESSADDLASLARHLTLAAFDLGATLTVLEGPGLADAIDDFTTGLAATRKML; encoded by the coding sequence ATGGCCGAGACGACCGAACGTGCGCTGCGACTGCTCGGGCTCTTCGAGACCCGGTCGGTGTGGACCGGGCCCGAGCTCGTCGAGCTGCTCGGGGTGACCACCCGCACCCTGCGGCGGGATGTCGAGCGGCTGCGCGAGCTCGGCTATCCCGTCGAGGCGACGCCCGGGGTGGGTGGTGGTTACCGGCTCGGCAGCGGCGGGCGGATGCCGCCGCTGCTCCTCGAGGAGGACGAGGTCGTGGCCGTGACGGTGGCGCTTCGCGTGGGCGCACAAGGGATCTCGGCGATCGGTGAGCCCGCCGTGCGGGCCCTGACGAAGCTCGACCAGGTCATGCCGCCGCGGCTGCGCGGCGAGGTGGCGGCGCTCGCCGACGCCACCGCCCTGCTGCCCGGCGCGACCGACGACGTCGACACCGGCATGCTCGTCGTCCTCGCCCACGCGGTGCGCGATCACGTGCGGGTGCACTTCGGCTACACCGGGCGCGGCGGGGAGATGACCGACCGTGACGTCGAGCCCTATCGCCTCGTCGCGACGGGCCGGCGCTGGTACCTGCTCGCGTGGGACGGGCGAAGGGAGGACTGGCGCACCTTCCGCCTCGACCGGATGGCGGGGGTGCGGGCGTCGACCTTCCGCTTCCGGCCGCGGCCGGCACCCGATGCCGTCGAGCACGTGCGGCGGGCGGTTACCCGGGCCGGATACGCCCACCGGGTGCGGGTGCGGCTGACCGCCGACGTCGAGGCGGTGCGCCGCCGCGTCCCTGCCGCCTACGGGGTCGCGACGCAGGTGCGCCCCGGTGTCACCGACCTCGAGTCGAGCGCCGACGACCTCGCGAGCCTCGCCCGCCACCTGACCCTCGCGGCCTTCGACCTCGGCGCCACCCTGACCGTCCTCGAGGGCCCCGGCCTCGCCGACGCCATCGACGACTTCACGACAGGACTCGCCGCCACCCGCAAGATGCTCTGA
- a CDS encoding SDR family oxidoreductase: protein MTFTTLITGASSGLGAEMARQFAALGHDLALTARRTDRLDELKAQILAAHPGRRVETYALDVTDDDAVTTVFDQAKGDFGRLDRVIVNAGLGKGAPYGKGSHYANRQTIETNVLGAAIQTEAAMAIFREQKAGHLVLIASVTALRGMPKSMTTYGASKAFLASLGEGIRSEMIGKPELDIDVTVLYPGYIRSEMNEKVEQRTKFMVDTETGVRAMVVAIEGRKAKALVPAKPWVAVGSAMKVLPLSVVRKML from the coding sequence ATGACCTTCACGACCCTCATCACCGGCGCCAGCTCCGGCCTCGGCGCCGAGATGGCCCGCCAGTTCGCCGCGCTCGGCCACGACCTGGCGCTCACCGCGCGCCGCACCGACCGGCTCGACGAGCTCAAGGCGCAGATCCTCGCCGCCCACCCCGGCCGCCGGGTCGAGACCTATGCCCTCGACGTCACCGACGACGACGCCGTCACCACCGTCTTCGACCAGGCGAAGGGGGACTTCGGTCGCCTCGACCGGGTGATCGTCAACGCCGGCCTCGGCAAGGGCGCGCCCTATGGCAAGGGCAGCCACTACGCCAACCGGCAGACCATCGAGACCAATGTGCTCGGCGCCGCGATCCAGACCGAGGCCGCGATGGCGATCTTCCGCGAGCAGAAGGCCGGCCACCTCGTGCTCATCGCCTCGGTCACCGCGCTGCGCGGCATGCCGAAGTCGATGACGACCTACGGCGCGTCCAAGGCCTTCCTCGCCTCGCTCGGCGAGGGCATTCGCAGCGAGATGATCGGCAAGCCCGAGCTCGACATCGACGTCACCGTCCTCTACCCGGGCTACATCCGCTCGGAGATGAACGAGAAGGTCGAGCAGCGCACGAAGTTCATGGTCGACACCGAGACCGGCGTGCGCGCGATGGTCGTCGCCATCGAGGGCCGCAAGGCCAAGGCACTCGTCCCCGCGAAGCCCTGGGTCGCCGTCGGCTCCGCGATGAAGGTGCTCCCGCTCTCCGTCGTCCGCAAGATGCTCTGA